The Deltaproteobacteria bacterium nucleotide sequence AATGCATTTGTCAAGATTAAAGACCCCCATGGGACCACTGTGATCTCAAACAGTTACCATGGTCCGACCCCGGACCCACAATCCCACAATAGTTGCTGACACTGGCTTTGCGCTATGTCGATGGGCTTCAGAAGGTAACGTTTCCATTGCCCCCTGCCATCCAAGCTACATGGCTCCGGCTTTTACCATGACGGGACTTGCACCCGTTAGTGTATGCTGCCCTTCGCTGGGTACGCAAGATTAAAGACCTGACCCCCAATCTTTCACATGACCCCCAATCTTTCACAAAGAAATGAGATCAGGCGTATCGGGAAAGGATTTGCCCCACGATCCCGGGGTCCGGCTTCCGGCCCACGAGGGGGCCGTCCTGAAGGACGGAGAGCCGGGCGGCATAGTCGGGACGGTCGTTTTTGTAGAGAACACCGACGGGGATCTTCTCCCCCCATTCCATGGCGGTCTTCATGGCGGACTCCCAGTCGGTGGGATCGTACTCTTCCAGTAGCTCGTAACAGCGTTTCTTGTACCATCCGAAGGTGTTCACCTTGTTGAAGGAGACACAGGGCTGGAGGATGTCGATGAGGGAAAAACCCTTGTGGGCGATCCCGAGGCGGATCATCTCCGTCATGTGATCGGGCATGCCGGAGAAACTGCGGGCCACAAAACCGCCGTGGAGAACCACCGCCGTCGCCAAGGGGTGGAAAGGCTCTTGGCACACCCCCTCGGGCTGGGCCTTGGTGACGAAGCCCTCGTCGGATGTGGGACTTGCCTGTCCCTTGGTGAGGCCGTAGATCTGGTTGTCATGGACGATCAGGGTGAGGTCAAGGTTCCGCCGGAGGGCGGCAAGAAAGTGGTTCCCCCCCTCACCGTAGGTACAACCGTCGCCGCTCTCGACGATCACCTTCAACTCCGGATTGGCGAGCTTCGCTCCGGTGGCAACGGGAATCGCGCGGCCGTGGAGGCCGTTGAAGAAGTTAACATTGAGGTAGTGAGGCGCCTTGGCTGCCTGCCCGATCCCGGAAACGAAGAGGACTTCATGCGGAGCGATCCCCGCCCCGGCCATGGCGGATTTGACTGCATCAAGGATCGGGAAGTTGCCGCACCCCGGGCACCAGGCCGTTTCATATTCACCGTAGTCGCCGATTTCCACCTCACGCTCCCTTCGTCACACCCTTTTCAGTACCTGCAGGAGATACTCCGGCGTGATCGGCAGTCCGTCATACCGCAGGATCTCCCGCTTGATCTCAAACCCTGTCTCACGATGCAGGAGTCGTCCGAACTGACCGGTGGCGTTCCCTTCTACGGAGACCACCTCTTGCGCTCCCTCTAACTTACCGAGAAACTGTCCCGGATCCAATGGCCGGAGTTGTGAAAAATGAAGAACGGCGGCA carries:
- a CDS encoding 2-oxoacid:ferredoxin oxidoreductase subunit beta, which produces MEIGDYGEYETAWCPGCGNFPILDAVKSAMAGAGIAPHEVLFVSGIGQAAKAPHYLNVNFFNGLHGRAIPVATGAKLANPELKVIVESGDGCTYGEGGNHFLAALRRNLDLTLIVHDNQIYGLTKGQASPTSDEGFVTKAQPEGVCQEPFHPLATAVVLHGGFVARSFSGMPDHMTEMIRLGIAHKGFSLIDILQPCVSFNKVNTFGWYKKRCYELLEEYDPTDWESAMKTAMEWGEKIPVGVLYKNDRPDYAARLSVLQDGPLVGRKPDPGIVGQILSRYA